In Naumovozyma castellii chromosome 1, complete genome, one DNA window encodes the following:
- the NCAS0A03980 gene encoding 60S ribosomal protein eL13 (ancestral locus Anc_2.387) yields MAISKNLPILKNHFRKHWQERVKVHFDQAGKKASRRSARASRAAKIAPRPLDLLRPVVRAPTIKYNRKVRAGRGFSLAEVKAAGLTAAYARTIGIAVDHRRQNTNQEIFELNVQRLKEYQSKIIVFPRNAKTPEVEQVLSTAATFPIAQPVTDVETRAVEDNGESAYRTLRLARSEKRYKGIREKRARDLAEAEAEKKK; encoded by the exons ATGG CTATCTCTAAGAATTTaccaattttgaagaacCACTTCAGAAAGCACTGGCAAGAACGTGTCAAGGTTCACTTTGACCAAGCTGGTAAGAAGGCTTCCAGACGTAGTGCTAGAGCTTCCAGAGCTGCTAAGATTGCTCCAAGACCATTAGACTTATTGAGACCTGTTGTCAGAGCTCCAACTATCAAATACAACAGAAAGGTTAGAGCTGGTAGAGGTTTCAGTTTGGCTGAAGTTAAGGCTGCTGGTTTAACCGCTGCTTACGCTAGAACCATTGGTATTGCTGTTGACCACAGACGTCAAAACACCAACCAAGAAATCTTCGAATTAAATGTCCAAAGATTAAAGGAATACCAATCTAAGATCATTGTTTTCCCAAGAAACGCTAAGACTCCAGAAGTTGAACAAGTTTTGTCTACTGCTGCTACTTTCCCAATTGCTCAACCAGTTACTGATGTTGAAACCAGAGCTGTTGAAGACAACGGTGAATCTGCTTACAGAACTTTGAGATTAGCCAGATCTGAAAAGAGATACAAGGGTATTAGAGAAAAGAGAGCCAGAGATTTGGCTGAAGCTGAagctgaaaagaagaaatag
- the RPP1A gene encoding ribosomal protein P1 (ancestral locus Anc_2.388), protein MSTETALSYAALILADADVEITSEKLITLTEAANVPVEGIYADIFAKALDNQNLTNLMVNFSSGAAAPAGVSASGAAAGGAAGEAAEEKEEEAKEESDDDMGFGLFD, encoded by the coding sequence ATGTCTACTGAAACTGCTTTGTCTTACGCTGCTTTGATTTTGGCTGATGCTGACGTCGAAATTACTTCTGAAAAGTTAATTACTTTGACTGAAGCTGCTAACGTTCCAGTTGAAGGTATCTACGCTGATATCTTTGCCAAGGCGTTGGACAACCAAAACTTGACCAACTTGATGGTTAACTTCTCATCTGGTGCCGCTGCCCCAGCCGGTGTCTCTGCCTCTGGTGCCGCCGCTGGTGGTGCTGCTGGTGAAGCTgctgaagaaaaggaagaagaagctaaGGAAGAATCCGATGATGACATGGGTTTCGGTCTTTTCGATTAA
- the THI3 gene encoding branched-chain-2-oxoacid decarboxylase THI3 (ancestral locus Anc_2.390), with the protein MSYTETNALPPQITISEYLFHRLKQLHIETIFGLSGEYNMPLIDKLYQVHNLRWAGNANELNAAYAADGYARLKGLGVLITTFGVGELSALNGVAGSFAEHVGLLHIVGMPPTSAQTKQLLLHHTLGNGDYSVFHRIASDIAVYNTVIDDTDLCFQEVDKCITLAWMEQRPVYMGMPVNQVNLLVDSKFLDIPLDLDMFENATEVNSEITNKILQKIYKCKHPAIVVDACTIRHECIDEVEEFCRRTKFPVFVTPMGKGAINENTPHFGGVFMGSLSSPSVREVVDFADFIIVIGSMLSEFSTSTFHFVFKVKDSVLLFSDLVKIKNSVYANIHIKPLMKSLLHSLDESKIKYIFEEAPSMILPKTKIPDDVLLRQEWVWNEISHWFREGDIIITEIGTSAFGINQTRFPNEAQGISQSLWGSSGYSLGACLGTSFAIQEFEREHNHNFHRHTQNVEKHRVILFVGDGAFQLTMQELSTIIRWNLTPYIFVLNNEGYSVDRFLHPEANASYYDIQPWNYLDLMATFNAKNYETKKIVTVGDFRDMVQDPLFAINDKIRMVEILLPSTDVPQALVDTWKLEKEKHKRPSEYSVSPYLDSDDHSQSSAFVSPAEIETDRKRARINTP; encoded by the coding sequence ATGTCATATACAGAAACCAATGCACTCCCGCCTCAAATTACCATATCAGAATACTTATTCCATCGACTCAAACAACTTCACATAGAGACCATATTCGGCCTTTCAGGGGAATACAACATGCCTCTCATAGATAAACTGTACCAAGTTCACAATCTACGATGGGCGGGGAATGCCAACGAATTAAACGCCGCATATGCAGCTGACGGTTACGCAAGATTAAAAGGTTTGGGGGTCCTCATCACTACATTTGGTGTTGGTGAATTGTCCGCATTGAACGGTGTGGCTGGTTCATTTGCTGAACATGTGGGACTCCTGCATATCGTAGGGATGCCCCCCACAAGTGCTCAAACGAAACAACTATTGTTGCATCATACTTTGGGAAACGGAGATTATAGTGTGTTTCATAGAATTGCAAGTGATATTGCAGTTTATAATACTGTCATTGATGATACAGATTTGTGCTTTCAAGAAGTGGATAAGTGTATAACGTTGGCGTGGATGGAACAAAGACCTGTTTATATGGGGATGCCCGTGAATCAAGTGAATTTGTTGGTGGACTCCAAGTTTTTAGATATACCGTTAGATTTGGATATGTTTGAGAATGCAACAGAGGTGAATTCGGAAATAACAAATAAGATTTTGCAGAAGATTTATAAATGTAAGCATCCGGCAATTGTGGTGGATGCGTGTACTATTAGGCATGAATGTATTGATGAAGTGGAAGAATTTTGCAGGAGGACAAAATTTCCCGTCTTTGTTACACCAATGGGGAAAGGTGccataaatgaaaatactCCTCATTTTGGAGGTGTATTCATGGGGTCCCTGTCAAGTCCCTCAGTGAGAGAAGTGGTAGATTTTGCTGATTTTATCATTGTCATTGGATCAATGTTATCTGAATTTAGTACATCAACATTCcattttgttttcaaagTTAAGGATTCAGTATTACTTTTCTCTGATTTAGTCAAGATTAAAAACTCAGTATATGCTAATATTCATATTAAACCACTTATGAAATCTTTACTTCATTCTTTGGATGAAAGTAAgataaaatatatctttgaaGAGGCTCCCTCAATGATTCTGCCAAAGACCAAAATACCTGACGATGTCTTATTGAGACAAGAATGGGTCtggaatgaaatttccCATTGGTTTAGGGAAGGTGATATAATAATTACAGAAATTGGTACATCAGCATTCGGTATCAACCAAACAAGATTCCCAAATGAAGCACAGGGGATATCTCAATCCTTGTGGGGGTCTTCAGGTTACTCTCTGGGTGCCTGTTTGGGTACTTCTTTTGCCATTCAAGAATTCGAAAGGGAACATAATCATAATTTCCATAGACATACGCAAAATGTCGAAAAGCATCGTGTTATTCTATTTGTGGGGGATGGTGCCTTCCAACTTACCATGCAAGAGCTTTCTACCATTATACGGTGGAATCTAACACCGTATATTTTTGTTCTGAACAATGAAGGTTATTCTGTAGATAGATTTCTGCATCCAGAGGCTAATGCAAGTTATTACGACATCCAACCTTGGAACTATTTAGATCTTATGGCTACGTTTAATGCTAAAAATTAtgaaacaaagaaaatcGTTACCGTCGGTGATTTTAGGGACATGGTCCAAGACCCTTTGTTTGCaataaatgataaaattaGAATGGTAGAAATTCTATTACCATCAACAGACGTTCCACAGGCTTTGGTGGATACATGGAAGttagagaaagaaaagcATAAAAGACCTTCAGAATATAGTGTAAGTCCATACTTAGATTCAGATGATCACTCACAATCTTCAGCATTTGTTTCTCCAGCAGAAATCGAAACTGACAGGAAGAGAGCAAGAATAAACACCCCGTGA
- the NCAS0A04010 gene encoding GSK family serine/threonine-protein kinase (ancestral locus Anc_2.391), with protein sequence MDQKTEESGPSPVITNPQDLLVRKQVYRGHPLLNADDSNNDPITITFPTTEIIGKGSFGLVFCTTIRETDEVVAIKKVLQDRRFKNRELEIMKLIQHPNVINLKYYFYEKDVDDEVYLNLILDYMPQSLYQRLRHFVHQRQSMSRLEIKFYMFQLFKSLNYLHNAKNVCHRDIKPQNILVDPNSWNLKLCDFGSAKQLKPTEPNVSYICSRYYRAPELIFGATNYSNQIDIWSSGCVMAELLLGQPMFPGESGIDQLVEIIKILGTPSKQEICAMNPNYMEHKFPQIKPIPLAKVFKKEDELTVDFLINTLKYDPMERFNSLQCLCSTYFDELRYGEGKIKEITTDLKLLEFKVDDELSHLTPDQLEIIKQKLALIPI encoded by the coding sequence ATGGATCAAAAAACTGAAGAATCTGGTCCCTCTCCTGTAATTACTAACCCGCAAGATTTATTAGTGCGCAAACAAGTATATCGCGGTcatccattattgaatgCAGATGACAGTAATAATGATCCAATAACGATAACGTTCCCGACAACGGAAATTATAGGTAAAGGTTCATTCGGACTTGTCTTTTGTACAACAATAAGAGAAACAGATGAAGTGGTCGCAATAAAGAAAGTCTTACAAGACCGAAGGTTTAAAAATAGAGAACTggaaataatgaaattaattcaacATCCAAATGTaattaatttgaaatattatttttatgaaaaggatgttgatgatgaagtttaTCTAAATTTAATCTTGGATTATATGCCGCAATCTTTATATCAAAGATTAAGACATTTCGTTCATCAACGTCAATCAATGTCAAGATtagaaattaaattttacATGTTTcaacttttcaaatcattaaattatttgcaTAATGCGAAAAATGTTTGTCATAGAGATATTAAACCACAAAATATTCTCGTGGATCcaaattcttggaatttaaAACTTTGTGATTTTGGTAGTGCAAAGCAATTAAAACCAACAGAACCAAACGTTTCTTATATTTGTTCGAGATATTATAGAGCTCCAGAATTAATCTTTGGTGCTacaaattattcaaatcaaatcGATATTTGGTCAAGTGGATGTGTAATGgctgaattattattgggtCAACCAATGTTTCCCGGAGAAAGTGGTATAGACCAATTAgtggaaattattaaaatattggGGACTCCATCAAAGCAAGAAATTTGTGCCatgaatccaaattatATGGAACATAAATTCCCACAAATTAAACCAATACCATTAGCAAAAGTATTTAAAAAGGAAGATGAGTTAACAGTagatttcttaataaatactttgaaatatgatCCAATGGAACgatttaattcattacaATGTCTTTGTTCCACTTATTTCGATGAACTAAGATATGGTGAAGGTAAgataaaagaaattacgacagatttgaaattattagagTTTAAagtggatgatgaattgagTCATTTAACACCAGATCAACTAGAGATTATAAAGCAAAAATTGGCTCTCATACCAAtatga
- the MDH3 gene encoding malate dehydrogenase MDH3 (ancestral locus Anc_2.392), producing MVKVTILGASGGVGQPLSLLLKLNKHITELALYDIKPVEGISKDLSHINTNSECTGFKDSEIGEALHGSDIVLIPAGVPRRPGMSRDDLFKINAKIVKSLVGATGKFAPDARILIISNPVNSMVPIAVETLKMMGKFQAGKVMGVTMLDLVRAETFLVDFLGLQDSSKKKGLDKGAMDKNITVIGGHSGNTIVPLFLNREFSDALGSQHYGEFIHRVQFGGDEIVKAKNGEGSATLSMALAGYKFTEEILKSIVHEKSQVATIPAFVYLPGVLNGKKVQDKLGKDLEYFALPVNLTNGCVTSVDDKILDHLSSKETQLVKVAVSELIVNIEKGKKFVLGAAKL from the coding sequence atggTTAAAGTTACAATATTAGGTGCATCCGGTGGAGTGGGTCAACCACTCTCTTTACTTCTAAAGTTGAATAAACACATCACCGAACTTGCCCTATACGACATCAAACCTGTGGAGGGTATAAGCAAGGATTTATCTCACATCAACACCAATTCCGAATGTACAGGGTTCAAGGACTCTGAGATTGGTGAAGCTTTACATGGTTCAGACATTGTCTTGATCCCCGCTGGTGTACCACGTAGACCTGGGATGTCTCGTGACGATTTGTTCAAGATCAATGCTAAGATTGTCAAGAGTTTGGTTGGGGCCACGGGGAAGTTTGCTCCTGATGCTAGGATCTTGATTATTTCCAATCCCGTGAATAGTATGGTGCCCATTGCGGTGGAGactttgaagatgatggGGAAGTTCCAGGCTGGGAAAGTTATGGGTGTGACTATGTTGGATTTAGTTCGTGCAGAGACATTTTTGGTGGATTTCTTGGGGTTACAGGATAGTTCTAAGAAGAAAGGGTTAGATAAGGGTGCCATGGATAAGAATATTACTGTTATTGGTGGTCATTCAGGGAATACTATTGTTCCTTTGTTTTTGAATAGAGAATTCAGTGATGCTTTAGGATCTCAACACTACGGTGAGTTTATTCATAGAGTTCAATTTGGTGgtgatgaaattgttaaaGCAAAGAACGGTGAAGGTTCAGCCACTCTTTCGATGGCATTGGCTGGTTATAAGTTTACCGAGGAGATATTGAAGAGTATTGTGCACGAAAAGAGTCAAGTAGCTACGATTCCTGCGTTCGTGTATCTTCCAGGGGTGCTCAACGGTAAAAAGGTGCAAGATAAATTGGGTAAAGATTTAGAATACTTTGCATTGCCCGTCAACCTTACCAATGGGTGTGTGACGAGTGTGGATGATAAAATCCTAGATCACTTATCCTCGAAGGAGACCCAATTGGTGAAAGTTGCTGTGAGTGAATTGATTGTAAACATCGAGAAGGGTAAGAAGTTTGTGCTGGGGGCAGCCAAGTTATGA
- the NCAS0A04030 gene encoding uncharacterized protein — MKLLLLQSIIQIIAIPVLSQTITLQKNKNNNVTQVGAIEENTVFVFNANAASQTFLLELPSSYLVSQETTSSTSSHNDSYLVADLLEGNFPTSTYTMRNSSGNSTLSYPITSTSARYIQNRTSSVQSENSSTTSDYKNTSSSSVPLSISTKHSEKTTSDTVNQSDGAGATGVPILCLAIINLAYFF; from the coding sequence atgaaattgctGCTCTTACAGTCAATTATACAGATAATAGCCATTCCGGTACTCTCACAAACGATAACGTTACAGAAGAATAAGAACAATAATGTTACACAAGTAGGTGCGATCGAGGAGAATACTGTCTTTGTATTTAACGCCAATGCTGCTTCACAAACGTTTTTGTTGGAGCTTCCCTCATCATATCTAGTTTCACAGGAAACAACATCGTCGACTTCATCACATAATGATTCATATTTGGTTGCCGATCTATTGGAAGGCAACTTTCCAACATCCACTTACACAATGAGGAACTCATCAGGGAACAGTACTTTATCATATCCAATTACTTCTACATCTGCAAGATATATACAGAACCGAACATCTTCCGTTCAAAGtgaaaattcttcaacGACAAGTGATTACAAGAATACGTCAAGTTCCTCAGTACCACTTTCAATATCCACAAAGCACTCGGAGAAAACAACATCTGACACAGTTAACCAATCTGATGGAGCAGGCGCAACAGGAGTTCCAATCCTGTGTTTAGCAATAATCAATCTGGCTTACTTCTTTTAA
- the AFB1 gene encoding Afb1p (ancestral locus Anc_2.398) — MRYNTFALKTLSILSFFTLVSSISTDTITKPTIVLKAKDSGDSAATASINSIDMQRARNSAAAVDMPFFTAFLQDFEVKLAQYTSYMGEMKLTLPQAVADYYYHIAFLPSTADLEADIASTFPFTQFQTFITAFPWYLSLLSDASATTIYLPEQFLTVTVASPSSDVVKQTSQPSISSSSVPSSTFSSTSPSTTSSSSSSVSTSQSKRVSTSSSTSSSSSSSSSSSSSSTTTQTTSTKSQNNGLQIEILTPTTFLLLLTFLL; from the coding sequence ATGAGATACAACACTTTCGCTTTAAAAACACTTTCCATATTGAGCTTTTTCACACTTGTGAGTTCTATTTCTACTGATACCATCACCAAACCAACTATTGTGTTAAAGGCCAAAGATTCAGGGGACTCGGCGGCTACCGCAAGTATTAATTCCATCGACATGCAAAGAGCAAGAAACTCTGCTGCTGCAGTTGATATGCCCTTCTTCACTGCCTTCTTACAAGATTTCGAAGTGAAATTGGCTCAATATACATCATATATGGGGGAAATGAAGTTAACTCTTCCTCAAGCAGTTGCTgactattattatcatattGCTTTCCTACCTTCAACAGCAGATTTGGAAGCGGATATCGCAAGCACTTTCCCCTTCACtcaatttcaaactttCATTACAGCCTTTCCATGGTATttgtcattattatcagatGCTTCAGCAACTACTATTTACCTCCCTGAACAGTTTTTAACAGTTACCGTCGCTAGCCCATCTTCGGATGTCGTTAAGCAAACCTCACAACCATCGATATCCTCCTCCTCAGTACCTTCATCCACTTTCAGTTCTACTAGTCCCAGCACGACAAGTTCCAGTTCCTCATCCGTTTCAACTTCCCAATCAAAAAGAGTATCAACATCCTCATCAacttcatcctcatcctcttcatcctcatcctcttcatcctcatctaCTACAACCCAAACAACTTCAACAAAATCACAAAATAACGGGcttcaaattgaaatattaacCCCTACAACATTTCTCCTTCTATTAACCTTTTTATTGTAA
- the RIC1 gene encoding Ric1p (ancestral locus Anc_2.402), protein MHLWPVCPPQKFTVAPRSTDLPELEINDNEIKQILPLPSSNALIYLHPARVSIYNFKPLALVEAHERSKESIDEFGVNRFIATSTSLTEPVKAFLSEREVDCQAWPQGKVVFYVVTDKNYVLAYQILKNSTSLTIFQEYGIPIVNPIELRDNINHDYDNDSDDDTLTVFEKNNSSKIIQNGYTVTKARGFLNFLSSNNENLEEIPVKKLELRLKIVLKFDFEIVSILGFKRFSKEGDGKFEENLLVLFPHGLQILNLVDFKLNKNSLIKIENCKQICICNGLLLVISESKEDNSITVNEIDAENQTATTTTILNKSGLISSFEFNGKVTLVFEDHLDFFDPKLKKITYSWSTTMKIKICKQLNEKTLAIVSKNNNLHFFSNLGNLLFSTNSDDELLEKNLDYSDIMCLDQSLLTVASTGDFEFWQLWKESQQTFSDFRASKPHVLHDKNNDIIVFSPSADISIHHDAFQNIKLPTKTLNNLLTMVRINASLKLLSTYISNKNMLLLQNLETNIWYHFRNITILDMHWLGNTYLLCHLAREDGTRALQCFRFPLQGIKADELSTYSIWEFDIPEQLTVFSVHVNTLFRYKLLKIKPKENVSIEVQTEKFFKTAEIILVTNSQIMIIDVISVVHPSGINIIKKFHQYASVTIPTDVNVKHIEWITNYRDGLLFLSDHKIFKIGKLNAEEWQSVILLNNIERIVDVLNDEVFLIQKNECVVYKLESLWEDKKASLTIPLEENLYPISISPETATIYSLKCVFNSTFSRLLVKHEIYLDKVITAELDEGVDPEEITLEYKSLKHYKFALEKILSSKVLMNQPLDGILALVKLCDNVEGSTATPRKHTDLLEIISNCLRKMETKYWNKIFSGLEMTPRDLLAFCLEGNEAKIMGVLLLVFINYDDSELVQDLRMDENQSQAPIPEEEEVSQFRSEHSVLSLVKDEELMLRILRLLVTSAANATDSSKASESWDMCFQLIRLLSELDRQNNTDLVEKAMTMFQ, encoded by the coding sequence ATGCATTTATGGCCTGTTTGTCCCCCTCAGAAGTTTACAGTAGCTCCAAGGTCCACGGACCTTCCAGAACTggaaattaatgataatgaaataaaacAGATATTACCATTACCTTCCTCCAACGCCCTTATATACCTTCATCCAGCAAGAGTATCAATTTATAACTTTAAGCCATTGGCATTGGTGGAAGCACACGAGAGAAGTAAAgaatccattgatgaatttggaGTTAATAGATTCATTGCTACTTCCACGTCATTGACTGAACCTGTGAAGGCATTCTTATCTGAAAGAGAAGTAGATTGTCAAGCATGGCCACAGGGGAAAGTGGTATTTTACGTGGTTACAGATAAGAATTATGTACTTGCatatcaaatattgaaaaactcTACCAGCCTGACCATATTTCAAGAGTACGGCATTCCTATTGTCAATCCTATTGAACTGCGAGATAATATAAACCATGATtatgataatgattcagatgatgataCTCTAACAGTATTcgaaaagaataattcaTCTAAAATTATTCAGAATGGGTATACTGTAACAAAGGCAAGAggatttttaaattttctatcatcaaataatgaaaatttagagGAGATACCtgtgaagaaattagaattaaGGCTAAAAATTGTCTTGAAATTTGATTTCGAGATCGTAAGTATATTAGGATTCAAAAGATTCTCTAAAGAAGGTGACGGTAAATTCGAAGAAAATCTGCTTGTCTTGTTTCCTCATGGGTTgcaaatattaaatttggTAGACTTcaaattgaacaagaattcattaatcAAGATAGAAAATTGTAAACAGATTTGCATTTGCAATGGACTTTTACTGGTGATTTCAGAGAGTAAAGAAGATAACAGCATAACTGTAAACGAAATCGATGCGGAAAACCAGACGGCAACAACTACCACAATACTCAATAAGAGTGGTTTAATTTCaagttttgaatttaatggaAAAGTAACGCTTGTATTTGAAGATCATTTAGACTTCTTTGACcctaaattgaaaaagataaCCTATTCGTGGTCAACCACAAtgaaaattaaaatatgcAAGCAACTAAATGAGAAAACTTTAGCAATAGTTtccaagaataataatcttcattttttcaGCAATTTAGGAAACCTACTATTTTCCACCAActcagatgatgaattactcgaaaaaaatttagaCTATTCGGATATTATGTGCTTAGATCAATCACTACTAACTGTGGCTTCAACAggtgattttgaattttggCAATTATGGAAAGAATCACAACAGACATTTTCAGATTTCCGTGCATCAAAACCACATGTTTTACATGATAAAAACAATGATATTATTGTCTTTTCTCCTTCAGCCGATATTAGTATTCATCATGATGCGTTCCAGAATATAAAACTTCCGACAAAGACGTTGAACAATCTTCTCACAATGGTAAGAATTAACGCCAGCTTAAAACTTTTGTCGACATATATATCCAATAAGAACATGTTATTACTGCAGAACTTGGAAACAAACATATGGTATCACTTTCGTAACATCACAATCTTAGACATGCATTGGCTAGGAAACACGTATTTACTTTGCCACCTTGCGAGAGAAGATGGGACAAGGGCATTACAATGTTTTAGATTCCCATTACAAGGCATTAAAGCTGATGAACTTTCAACTTACAGTATATGGGAATTCGACATCCCCGAGCAATTGACAGTTTTCAGTGTACATGTTAATACCCTATTTAGATACAAATTACTGAAGATAAAACCTAAAGAAAACGTTTCTATCGAAGTACAAACggagaaatttttcaagaccGCTGAGATCATATTGGTTACTAATTCGCAAATTATGATAATTGATGTAATATCTGTTGTCCATCCAAGtggaataaatataataaaaaaatttcatcaatatgCCAGCGTGACAATCCCAACGGATGTCAATGTGAAACATATCGAATGGATAACAAATTATAGGGATGGactattatttttatctgATCATAAGATATTCAAGATTGGAAAATTAAATGCGGAGGAATGGCAATCAGTCATCCTATTAAacaatattgaaagaattgttgatgttttaaatgatgaagtgtttttaattcaaaaaaatgaatgCGTTGTTTACAAATTGGAATCATTATGGGAGGATAAGAAGGCTTCATTGACTATACCATTAGAGGAAAATTTAtatccaatttcaatttctcccGAGACAGCTACAATCTATTCATTAAAATGTGTCTTTAACTCCACATTTTCCAGATTATTAGTGAAACACGAAATTTATTTAGATAAAGTGATTACTGctgaattagatgaaggAGTGGATCCAGAAGAGATTACCTTAGAATATAAGTCTTTGAAACATTACAAGTTTGCACTCGAAAAGATACTTTCATCCAAAGTTTTGATGAATCAGCCTCTAGATGGTATATTGGCACTAGTAAAATTATGTGATAATGTTGAAGGCAGTACTGCAACACCTCGAAAGCATACTGATTTACTCGAGATAATAAGTAATTGCTTAAGAAAAATGGAGACGAAATATTGGAACAAGATATTTTCTGGACTGGAAATGACTCCCAGGGATCTACTTGCATTTTGTTTGGAGGGGAACGAGGCTAAAATTATGGGTGTTTTACTGCTAGTGTTTATTAATTATGACGATTCGGAGTTAGTACAGGATTTAAGAATGGATGAAAACCAATCGCAAGCACCTATacctgaagaagaagaagtttcACAATTTAGATCGGAGCATTCAGTGCTGAGCTTAGTCAAAGATGAGGAATTAATGTTACGAATTTTAAGACTTCTAGTCACTAGTGCGGCAAACGCCACAGACTCCAGTAAGGCATCGGAATCATGGGACATGtgttttcaattaataCGTCTGCTAAGTGAGTTGGACAGACAGAACAATACAGATCTGGTGGAAAAGGCAATGACCATGTTTCAGTAA
- the COX12 gene encoding cytochrome c oxidase subunit VIb (ancestral locus Anc_2.403) has translation MSDKTESPLHTVGFDARFPQQNQTKHCWQAYVDYHKCINIKGEDFAPCKVFWKTYSALCPVDWVEKWDEQRANGTFAGDVNP, from the coding sequence ATGTCTGATAAAACAGAATCGCCATTACATACTGTCGGATTTGATGCCAGATTTCCACAACAGAATCAAACCAAACATTGCTGGCAGGCGTATGTGGATTACCACAAGTGTATTAACATCAAAGGTGAAGATTTTGCTCCATGCAAAGTGTTTTGGAAGACGTATTCTGCACTATGTCCAGTAGACTGGGTTGAAAAATGGGATGAACAAAGAGCAAACGGTACCTTTGCTGGTGATGTCAACCCATAA